In Chryseobacterium camelliae, one DNA window encodes the following:
- a CDS encoding S8 family peptidase encodes MKKHVLLVSILSITLINAQKNSENLTQVFEQQKKENNKKFDAYIAKAYSRDRSASTQKEIDSLRSRLAGFNFGVPYFLQEEDTRQLQNSNSDLLNTSGNISGLTGAFNGEGIKYTIFDGGRIYAAHTAFNNATGRITNKEANTQSYSDHSTGVGSFVGGKDTPLYSNNVLVGNAKGVAINSTMDSYMFSTTTLPGNTSTSNVFQKIVIAQPNISNHSYGVNSGWTVNYDNSGNITSYVYNGSKSGNTFYDYQGTYNTNDYNYDALVYNNPSYIIVKSAGNYFDMGPGPDTTTPKYYNSSNGAVAFTANDTVPPNNCSLGYDCIGTGSLAKNIIVVGATDIIATNNYRYTSASDVVHSSYSSAGPRDDGGIKPDISTVGTDVYYASTTATGSNAWAGGSGTSFSAPVVTGIIGLWTQINKQLFNNALLSASSAKVLTIHSASEAGNVGPDPWFGWGFINAKKGAELLVGKSNNTVIFTDETLTSGVKNSKTVKASGSEPLKVTISWLDPKYTPNYQFVSDVYNNRTSKLINDIDLRIIDTTNNTIYYPWKLNADSPLTPATKADNTVDNVEQVVIDAPVAGRNYRIEVTNKGTLVNDSGTAAPQNYSIMVTGYSQQVLGTTDLSKDNGIVIAPTITKDFVKVLKAPKQSTFNVYDLSGKKLQSGKINSAEESINLASYTKGIYIVEVKSGTDVISKKVIKE; translated from the coding sequence ATGAAAAAACACGTACTTTTGGTCAGCATATTATCAATTACCCTGATTAATGCGCAAAAAAACAGCGAAAACCTTACGCAGGTATTTGAACAGCAAAAAAAAGAAAATAATAAAAAATTTGATGCTTATATAGCAAAAGCCTACAGCAGAGACAGAAGCGCTTCTACGCAAAAAGAGATTGATTCACTCAGGTCACGTTTAGCAGGCTTTAACTTCGGTGTTCCTTATTTCCTACAGGAAGAAGATACAAGACAGCTTCAGAACTCTAATTCTGACCTATTGAATACTTCAGGAAATATTTCCGGATTAACCGGTGCTTTTAATGGAGAAGGAATTAAATACACTATTTTTGATGGCGGAAGAATATATGCAGCACATACGGCATTCAATAATGCCACAGGAAGAATTACCAATAAAGAAGCCAACACCCAGAGCTATTCCGATCATTCAACAGGTGTGGGAAGCTTCGTTGGTGGTAAAGATACCCCGCTGTATAGTAATAATGTACTTGTAGGAAATGCAAAAGGTGTAGCTATCAATTCTACTATGGACAGCTATATGTTTAGCACTACTACATTACCTGGCAATACCTCGACGAGCAATGTATTCCAAAAAATAGTTATTGCGCAACCTAATATTTCAAACCACTCATATGGTGTTAATTCAGGATGGACTGTAAATTATGACAATAGTGGTAATATTACTTCTTACGTATATAACGGTTCAAAAAGTGGTAATACATTTTATGATTATCAGGGTACCTACAATACCAACGATTACAATTACGATGCTCTAGTTTATAATAATCCGTCCTATATTATCGTAAAATCAGCCGGAAATTACTTTGATATGGGTCCTGGGCCTGACACTACAACGCCTAAATATTATAATTCATCAAACGGAGCAGTTGCATTTACTGCGAATGATACAGTACCTCCTAATAACTGTTCTCTTGGATATGACTGTATAGGGACAGGTTCACTCGCCAAAAATATCATTGTTGTTGGAGCGACAGATATTATAGCGACAAATAACTACCGATATACTAGTGCTTCAGATGTTGTGCATTCAAGTTACAGTAGCGCGGGCCCTAGAGATGATGGCGGGATTAAACCGGATATTTCAACTGTGGGTACAGATGTATACTATGCTTCAACAACAGCTACAGGCAGCAATGCGTGGGCAGGAGGTAGCGGAACATCTTTTTCTGCCCCTGTAGTGACCGGTATCATCGGTTTGTGGACTCAAATAAACAAACAATTATTTAACAATGCATTGTTGAGTGCTTCTTCAGCAAAAGTTCTTACCATCCATTCAGCATCAGAAGCGGGGAATGTAGGGCCAGATCCATGGTTCGGATGGGGATTTATCAATGCAAAGAAAGGAGCAGAATTATTAGTAGGCAAATCCAATAATACAGTAATTTTCACTGATGAAACGCTTACCAGTGGCGTAAAAAATAGTAAGACTGTTAAAGCATCTGGGAGCGAGCCGCTAAAAGTTACAATTAGCTGGCTGGATCCTAAATATACTCCGAATTATCAGTTTGTATCTGATGTTTATAACAACAGAACATCGAAGTTAATCAATGATATCGACTTGAGAATCATAGATACAACCAACAATACGATTTACTATCCATGGAAACTGAACGCGGACAGCCCTTTAACCCCTGCTACCAAAGCAGACAACACAGTTGACAATGTAGAGCAGGTAGTCATTGACGCTCCTGTAGCAGGAAGGAATTACAGAATTGAAGTAACCAACAAAGGAACTCTCGTCAATGATTCCGGTACGGCAGCACCTCAGAATTACTCTATCATGGTCACGGGCTACTCTCAACAGGTATTAGGAACTACAGATCTTTCAAAAGACAACGGAATCGTTATAGCACCAACAATAACGAAAGACTTTGTAAAAGTATTGAAAGCTCCGAAACAGTCCACCTTTAATGTGTATGACCTGTCCGGTAAGAAACTACAGAGCGGAAAAATCAACAGCGCTGAAGAAAGCATCAATTTAGCTTCCTATACCAAGGGAATTTACATTGTTGAAGTTAAAAGCGGTACTGATGTGATTTCCAAAAAGGTGATCAAGGAATAA